From a region of the Streptacidiphilus albus JL83 genome:
- the trxA gene encoding thioredoxin, whose product MSSPESSPESSSRVVRCTECGKSNRVPAAAAGKPRCGSCKAPLPWIADAGDADFALVAEQAGLPVLVDLWATWCGPCRMVSPALEQVAAELAGRIKLVKVDIDRSPSLARRFEVQAVPTLLLLDRGRIIARQAGAASAPVLRRWVETALADRAAQP is encoded by the coding sequence TTGAGCAGTCCCGAGAGCAGTCCCGAGAGCAGCAGCCGCGTCGTCCGCTGCACCGAGTGCGGCAAGTCCAACCGGGTCCCGGCAGCCGCGGCCGGGAAACCGCGGTGCGGCAGCTGCAAGGCCCCGCTGCCGTGGATCGCCGACGCCGGGGACGCAGACTTCGCCCTGGTCGCGGAGCAGGCGGGGCTGCCGGTGCTGGTCGACCTGTGGGCGACCTGGTGCGGCCCCTGCCGGATGGTCAGCCCGGCGCTGGAGCAGGTCGCCGCCGAGCTGGCCGGCCGGATCAAGCTGGTCAAGGTCGACATCGACCGGTCGCCGAGCCTGGCCCGGCGCTTCGAGGTGCAGGCCGTGCCCACGCTGCTGCTGCTCGACCGGGGCCGGATCATCGCCCGCCAGGCCGGGGCCGCCTCCGCCCCGGTGCTGCGCCGCTGGGTGGAGACGGCTCTGGCCGACCGCGCCGCCCAGCCGTAA
- the clpB gene encoding ATP-dependent chaperone ClpB — protein sequence MDMNRLTEKSQEALQEAQSIAVNLGQSEVDGEHLLLALLDQQDGLTGRLLEQAGADPAALRSAVETDLAGRSRSTGPGAAPGQVRVTQRLSRVLNTAEQEARRLKDEYVSTEHLVLALVDEGSTTAAGRRLAAAGVTKDSFLSALARVRGNQRVTSANPEASYEALEKYGRDLVVEARTGRLDPVIGRDAEIRRVIQILSRKTKNNPVLIGEPGVGKTAIVEGLAQRIVRGDVPEGLRDKTVFSLDMGSLVAGAKYRGEFEERLKAVLGEVKGAEGAILLFVDELHTVVGAGAAEGAMDAGQLLKPMLARGELHMIGATTLDEYRKYIESDAALERRFQTVLVDEPTVEDTISILRGIRERLEIFHGVKIQDGALVAAATLSHRYITDRFLPDKAIDLVDEACARLRTEIDSMPAELDELSRRATRLSIEEAALAQETDPASAARLEDLRRELADLRGEVDAKHAQWEAERQAIRKVQELRKDLEQARQDAEEAERAYDLNRAAQLRYGTVSDLERRLAAEEERLAVKQGETRLLREVVTAEEIADIVSAWTGIPVTRLQEGERQKLLHLDDILRERVIGQDEAVQVVADAVIRARSGVRDPKRPIGSFIFLGPTGVGKTELAKTLAAALFDSEHNMIRLDMSEYQEKHTVSRLVGAPPGYVGYEEGGQLTEAVRRKPYSVILFDEIEKAHPDVFNTLLQVLDDGRITDSQGRTVDFRNTVIIMTSNLGSAYLLDDATANGEIKPEARELVMGELNSHFRPEFLNRVDDIVLFHPLGLAQIERIVDLLLEELRRRLAEQRIDLRLTEEARRLIAAEGYDPVYGARPLRRFISHEVETKIGRALLGGEVGAGGTILVEVRDGELAVTFQGAPEDSP from the coding sequence ATGGACATGAACCGCCTGACTGAGAAGTCCCAGGAAGCCCTGCAGGAGGCGCAGAGCATCGCCGTGAACCTCGGCCAGAGCGAGGTCGACGGCGAGCACCTGCTGCTGGCCCTGCTCGACCAGCAGGACGGCCTGACCGGTCGGCTGCTCGAACAGGCCGGCGCGGACCCGGCGGCGCTGCGCAGCGCGGTCGAGACCGATCTCGCCGGACGCTCGCGCAGCACCGGCCCCGGGGCCGCGCCCGGTCAGGTGCGGGTCACCCAGCGGCTGTCCCGGGTGCTCAACACGGCCGAGCAGGAGGCCAGGCGGCTCAAGGACGAGTACGTCTCCACCGAGCACCTGGTGCTGGCCCTGGTCGACGAGGGCTCCACCACGGCGGCCGGCCGCCGACTGGCCGCCGCGGGCGTCACCAAGGACTCCTTCCTCTCCGCGCTCGCCCGGGTGCGCGGCAACCAGCGGGTCACCTCGGCCAATCCGGAGGCCTCCTACGAGGCGTTGGAGAAGTACGGCCGCGACCTGGTGGTGGAGGCCCGCACCGGCAGGCTCGACCCGGTGATCGGCCGGGACGCCGAGATCCGCCGGGTGATCCAGATCCTCAGCCGGAAGACCAAGAACAACCCGGTGCTGATCGGCGAGCCGGGCGTCGGCAAGACCGCCATCGTCGAGGGCCTGGCGCAGCGGATCGTCCGCGGCGACGTCCCCGAGGGGCTGCGCGACAAGACCGTGTTCTCGCTGGACATGGGCTCGCTGGTGGCCGGCGCCAAGTACCGGGGCGAGTTCGAGGAGCGGCTGAAGGCGGTGCTCGGTGAGGTGAAGGGGGCCGAGGGCGCGATCCTGCTCTTCGTCGACGAGCTGCACACCGTCGTCGGCGCCGGCGCCGCCGAGGGCGCCATGGACGCGGGGCAGCTGCTGAAGCCGATGCTGGCGCGCGGCGAGCTGCACATGATCGGCGCCACCACGCTGGACGAGTACCGCAAGTACATCGAGTCCGACGCCGCACTGGAACGCCGGTTCCAGACGGTGCTGGTGGACGAGCCCACGGTGGAGGACACCATCTCCATCCTGCGCGGCATCCGCGAGCGGCTGGAGATCTTCCACGGCGTCAAGATCCAGGACGGCGCGCTGGTCGCCGCCGCCACCCTCAGCCACCGCTACATCACCGACCGGTTCCTCCCGGACAAGGCCATCGACCTGGTCGACGAGGCCTGCGCCCGGCTGCGCACCGAGATCGACTCCATGCCCGCCGAGCTCGACGAGCTCAGCCGCCGGGCCACCCGGCTGTCGATCGAGGAGGCCGCGCTGGCCCAGGAGACCGACCCGGCCAGCGCCGCCCGGCTGGAGGACCTGCGCCGCGAACTGGCGGACCTGCGCGGCGAGGTGGACGCCAAGCACGCCCAGTGGGAGGCCGAGCGCCAGGCCATCCGCAAGGTCCAGGAGCTGCGCAAGGACCTGGAGCAGGCCCGGCAGGACGCCGAGGAGGCGGAGCGCGCCTACGACCTCAACCGCGCCGCCCAGCTGCGCTACGGCACCGTCAGCGACCTGGAGCGCCGGCTCGCCGCCGAGGAGGAGCGGCTGGCCGTCAAGCAGGGCGAGACCCGGCTGCTGCGCGAGGTGGTCACCGCCGAGGAGATCGCCGACATCGTCTCCGCCTGGACCGGCATCCCGGTCACCCGGCTGCAGGAGGGCGAGCGGCAGAAGCTGCTGCACCTGGACGACATCCTGCGCGAGCGGGTGATCGGCCAGGACGAGGCGGTGCAGGTGGTCGCCGACGCGGTGATCCGGGCCCGCTCGGGCGTCCGCGACCCGAAGCGGCCGATCGGCTCGTTCATCTTCCTCGGCCCGACCGGCGTCGGGAAGACCGAGCTGGCCAAGACCCTGGCCGCGGCGCTCTTCGACAGCGAGCACAACATGATCCGGCTGGACATGAGCGAGTACCAGGAGAAGCACACCGTCAGCCGGCTGGTCGGCGCGCCCCCCGGGTACGTGGGCTACGAGGAGGGCGGCCAGCTCACCGAGGCGGTCCGGCGCAAGCCCTACTCGGTCATCCTCTTCGACGAGATCGAGAAGGCGCACCCGGACGTCTTCAACACCCTGCTGCAGGTGCTGGACGACGGCCGGATCACCGACTCCCAGGGCCGCACCGTCGACTTCCGCAACACCGTCATCATCATGACCTCCAACCTGGGCTCCGCCTACCTGCTCGACGACGCCACCGCCAACGGCGAGATCAAGCCCGAGGCGCGCGAGCTGGTCATGGGCGAGCTCAACAGCCACTTCCGCCCCGAGTTCCTCAACCGGGTCGACGACATCGTGCTGTTCCACCCGCTCGGGCTGGCCCAGATCGAGCGGATCGTCGACCTGCTGCTCGAAGAGCTGCGCCGCCGCCTCGCCGAGCAGCGGATCGACCTGCGGCTCACCGAGGAGGCCCGCCGGCTGATCGCCGCCGAGGGCTACGACCCGGTCTACGGGGCCCGGCCGCTGCGCCGCTTCATCTCGCACGAGGTGGAGACGAAGATCGGTCGGGCACTGCTCGGCGGCGAAGTGGGCGCCGGCGGTACCATCCTGGTCGAGGTCCGGGACGGCGAACTGGCCGTCACCTTCCAGGGCGCGCCGGAGGATTCCCCTTGA